The genomic window GTCGATCAGGGTCAGCCGGGCGTAATCGAACCGCTCCGGGATGAGGTCGGTCAGGATTCCTGCGCCGCAGCCGAGTTCGGTGATTTCCGCGAACTGCCGTTCAAGCGTCGCCGAGGTAAAGAGATCGAGCAGCGTCCCGGCCATTTCACGCTGAACCGCGGCCGCGCCGTTATAGGTTGCCAGGCTGCGGCCGAACCGTTTCCGCACAGCGTTTTTATCGATTTCGCCCGGCATCGATGAGCTCCTCGAACGAATGAATGTTGCGGAACGGGAAATGCGGCGCCTCCGGCTCTTCGATGATCGAAACGGCCTCTCCGCTCCAGAAACTCCGCTGCGCCGCCGCCGGAATGATCCGGTCGCGGCCGCCGATCCGCGCGGTTTTGAACACATTGGCCGGAACCGGCGCGGAGAGAATATGCTTTTCGAGCGCGGCAAGCTCCGCCTGCTGCGACTCCGGACTGCGCTGCGGCAACCGGAATTCCGCGGTTCCGGCGAGCCGGCGGTAGAAGCGGGCGCGGGCGCGTTCGTCGCCCCAGTTCGCAACGGTTCCCGAAAACACGGCCGGTTCGATGCCGTATTCCGGATCGACCGGGCGCAGCGTTCCGTTGAACGCGGCCGCGCTTTCAAAGCGGTACGGCGCGCCGGCGAGCAGCTCCGCCGCGATCCGCACGCCGAGCGACCAGGCGGCGAGATGGAGTTCCGTATAAGGCGAAAGGTCCGGCAGCGCTTCCGGCGCAGTGTAGTCATGCACGGTCATGACGTTGAAACCGGGATTTTCCCAGCCCTCGAAAAGCGTGTCGTCCATGCTCCAGCCGTTGAAGAACAGCAGGAGTTTCCCGTTTTCGGCGCGATGGAGCAGACGGACGGTCACACCAGCCTCCGCAGTTCGGCGACGGACTCCTCCGGCAGCGCCGCGGAGAGCGAGAAGCGCAGCCGCGCCCCGTTCGGCGGCACGGTCGGCGGACGGATCGCAAAGACAAGAACGCCGTGCCGCTGGAAAAGCTCCGCCCTTTCGACCGACTCGCGGTCGTTCCCGATCAGGAACGGCACGATCTGCGAATCGCCCGGAACGGTCTTCTCTCCGAAGAGCCGGCGCAGTTCGCACCCCATCCGGCGCAGTTTCGCGCGCTCGGCATCCATTTTCGCACAGCGGTCGAGCACGAAGCAGCTCCAGTTCAGCACTGCCGGGGGCAGCCCGGTCGTGAAGATCAGCGGGCGCATGTGATTGACGAGATACGTGCGCACCTCGGGCTCCATGATCGCGTAGGCTCCGGTCGAACCGAAGGCTTTGCCGAAGGTCCCGATCAGGATATCGATGTCATCCGCAACGCCGAGCTCGGCGGAGAGGCCGGTCCCGTTCGGACCGCGGACGCCGACCGAATGGGCCTCGTCCACGACGAGGATGCAGTCGTATTTCTTCTTGAGCCCGACGAGCTTTTTCAGGTCCGCCGCATCGCCGTCCATGCTGAAGACCGATTCGGTCACGAGGAACACCCGGCGGTATGCGGCGCGCCTGTCGGCCAGGATCTTCTCAAGCTGTTCGCAGTCGAGGTGGCGGTAGCGGCGGAACTCCGCATCCGCAAGACGCATCCCGTCGATGATGCTCGCGTGGTTCAGCTTGTCCGAAAGAATCAGGTCCCTGTCGGACGACAGAGCGGGCAGGATGCCGATATTCGCGTGGTAGCCGCTGTTGAAAACAAGTGCCGCCCGGCGGTTGTAAAGGGCGCTGAGCTTCTCCTCGAGCCGGACATAAGCCGGCGTGTTGCCGGTCAGCAGCCGGCTCGACGCGCTCGACAGAGCGAGTTCCGGCGTGGCGGCATCGGGATACTGCGCGTAGAATTCGCGCCGCAGCTCCGCATCGGCCGCGATGCCCATATAATCGTTGCTTGAGAAATTCAGGAATTCCCGGCCGTCATAGCGGCAGAGCCCGTGCCCTTCCGGCGCGATTTCGCGCAGAATCCGCAACCGGCCGTTTTCCTCAAGCGCCGCCGCATCGGCGGCGAGTTCTTCCCGGAATCCCATTTCTAAAACCTGTTCAGCTGTTCGATGAATTTCACGTCGTCTTCGACGCTGCGGCCGCGGGTGGTCAGATATCCGCCGGTGATCATGCTGTTGAGCCCGGAGAGCATCAGGAGCCCCTGGAAATCCTTCATGACCGTTTCGCGGCCCGCCGCGAACTTGATCATCCCGGCCGGATTCACGAGCCGGAAAATCGCGAATGCCTTCGCAACATCGGCCGGCGCCATGATTTCACGCCCTTCGAGCGGCGTCCCCTTGATCGGCAGCAGAACGTTGAGCGGAGTCCCCTCCACATTGAGGTCGCGGATCACAAACGCCATGTCGACGCGGTCCTCCCAGTTCTCACCGAGGCCGAAAATGCCGCCGGTGCAGTTGGTGACGCCGAACTCCTGCAGATATTTGATCGTTGCAATCTTGTCTTCGATGGTGTGGGTGTCCGCAATCAGCTCGGCGTAACGCTTCGGGCTGGTCTGCAGGTTCATATTGTAGCGCCAGGCGTGGTGTTCGGCCAGCAGCTTCGCGGTTTCACGCGAAAGGATGCCGATCGACACGCAGATTTTGAGTTCCGGCAGCTCTTTGTGCAGCAGATCGAGCGTGTCGAGGATCTGCCGGAACTCGGGCGTGACCGTTTTGTAGCCGTAGCCGCTGGTGACGTAACCGAAAGCGCGGACTCCGGCATCATACGCCTTCCGCGCGGCTTCGAGCACCTCCTCCGCCGGGAGGAGATCATAGGTTTCGATCCCGGTATTGTGATGCCGGCTCTGGGCGCAGAACCGGCAGTTCTGGGCGCAGACGCCGGATTTTGCGTTCAGAATCGAGCACGGCGCGATTTCGCGCGCGAATTTTTTCCGCACCTTGTTGGCGAGCGATACGAGGTCGAGGATATCCTCCCCGTCGATTTTTTCCGCGATTTCAAGCGCTTCTTCGCGGGTCAGGACTCCGCCGTCGAGCACCTTGTAGGCGTTTTCAATGATCGGATTCAGCACTGGATTTGTCCTTTACTTGATTGGCATTCCAATTAATATAGCACGGCAACCCGAAAAAATCGAATCAAATCCCTTGCAATCATGTTGACAGAGTGGTATTTTATATATTGTTAACTGATTTAACAAAGTTGCATACAGGAGGGTTTTCGATATGGATAAGGTCAGAATCGGCATCATCGGCGTGGGCAATATGGGCACGTCGCACATCACGAGCGTTCAGAACATTCCGCAGGCGGAGCTTGCAGCGATCTGCGACCGGGACAGGGCGCGCGCGGATGAGAAGGTGAAGCTGGCTCCGGCGGGCTGCAG from Victivallis lenta includes these protein-coding regions:
- a CDS encoding DUF452 family protein codes for the protein MTVRLLHRAENGKLLLFFNGWSMDDTLFEGWENPGFNVMTVHDYTAPEALPDLSPYTELHLAAWSLGVRIAAELLAGAPYRFESAAAFNGTLRPVDPEYGIEPAVFSGTVANWGDERARARFYRRLAGTAEFRLPQRSPESQQAELAALEKHILSAPVPANVFKTARIGGRDRIIPAAAQRSFWSGEAVSIIEEPEAPHFPFRNIHSFEELIDAGRNR
- a CDS encoding aminotransferase class I/II-fold pyridoxal phosphate-dependent enzyme, whose protein sequence is MGFREELAADAAALEENGRLRILREIAPEGHGLCRYDGREFLNFSSNDYMGIAADAELRREFYAQYPDAATPELALSSASSRLLTGNTPAYVRLEEKLSALYNRRAALVFNSGYHANIGILPALSSDRDLILSDKLNHASIIDGMRLADAEFRRYRHLDCEQLEKILADRRAAYRRVFLVTESVFSMDGDAADLKKLVGLKKKYDCILVVDEAHSVGVRGPNGTGLSAELGVADDIDILIGTFGKAFGSTGAYAIMEPEVRTYLVNHMRPLIFTTGLPPAVLNWSCFVLDRCAKMDAERAKLRRMGCELRRLFGEKTVPGDSQIVPFLIGNDRESVERAELFQRHGVLVFAIRPPTVPPNGARLRFSLSAALPEESVAELRRLV
- the bioB gene encoding biotin synthase BioB, with amino-acid sequence MLNPIIENAYKVLDGGVLTREEALEIAEKIDGEDILDLVSLANKVRKKFAREIAPCSILNAKSGVCAQNCRFCAQSRHHNTGIETYDLLPAEEVLEAARKAYDAGVRAFGYVTSGYGYKTVTPEFRQILDTLDLLHKELPELKICVSIGILSRETAKLLAEHHAWRYNMNLQTSPKRYAELIADTHTIEDKIATIKYLQEFGVTNCTGGIFGLGENWEDRVDMAFVIRDLNVEGTPLNVLLPIKGTPLEGREIMAPADVAKAFAIFRLVNPAGMIKFAAGRETVMKDFQGLLMLSGLNSMITGGYLTTRGRSVEDDVKFIEQLNRF